DNA from Roseomonas gilardii subsp. gilardii:
CCGCTCCTCGGCCGAGGACTGGGCGCGGCGCAGGATCGCCTCCGCCCCGTACATCACCCGGGCACGGTTCCTGTCGAGGCATTCGAAGGCCCCGGCACGGGCCAGGTTCTCCAGCTGCATCTTGTTCAGCAGCTTGGGATCAACGCGGGAGGCGAAATCCACCAGCGAGCGGAAGGGGCCGCCCTGCTTGCGGGAGGCGACGAGGTCGCGCATCGCCCCCAGCCCGACGCGCTTCACCGCGGCCAGGGCGAAGCGGATGGACTTCCCACCATCCTCCGCGATCTCGACATTGAACTCGGCCTCGGAGCGGTTCACGTCCGGTGGCAGAACCTTGATGCCGAGGCGCGAGGCCTCGCCCATATGCCCGGCCAGCTTGTCCGTGTTGCCGAGGTCCAGCGACATCGAGGCCGCCAGGAACTCCTCCGGGTAATTCGCCTTCAACCAGGCGGTCTGGTAGGCGACCAGCGCATAGGCGGCGGCATGCGACTTGTTGAAGCCGTATTCCGCGAACTTCTCCATCAGGTCGAAGATCTCGCCGGCCTTGTTCTCCGGCACGTCGTTCTTCACCGCGCCCTCGACGAAGATCTTGCGCTGCGCCTCCATCTCGGCACGGTTCTTCTTGCCCATGGCACGGCGCAGCAGGTCGGCGCCGCCGAGCGAATAGCCCGCCAGTTCCTGGCTGATCTGCATGACCTGCTCCTGGTAGACCAGGATGCCGTAGGTCTCCTCCACGAGCCGGCGCATCTTCGGATGCGGCGCGTCCCAGGCCTCGCCATGCTTGCGGGCGCAATAGGCGGGGATATTGGCCATCGGGCCGGGGCGGTAGAGCGAGACGGCGGCGATCAGGTCCTCGAACCGGTCCGGCCGCATCATCCGCAGGACGTCGCGCATGCCCTGGGATTCGAACTGGAACACCGAGGCGGAATCGCCCCGCGCCAGCATCTCGTAGGTCTTCGCGTCATCCAGCGGAATGCGCGCGAGATCGACCTCGATGCCCTGCTTTGCCAGCATCTGCACCGCGCGTTGCAGCACGGTAAGCGTCTTGAGGCCCAGGAAGTCGAACTTCACCAGTGAGGCGCTCTCCACGTATTTCATGGAGTACTGCGTCACGAGGTCCGGCGCGCGCGGGTCGCGGTAGAGCGGCACGATCTCGATCAGCGGCTTGCGCCCGATCACCACGCCGGCGGCATGGGTGGAGGCGTTCCTGTACAGCCCCTCCAGTTCCAGCGCCGTCTCCATCAGCCGCGCCACCGTCTCGTCCGCCTTCTGCAATTCCTGCAGGCGCGGCTCCCCGTCGATGGCCTGACGCAGGCTGACCGGCTTGGCGGGGTTGAAGGGGATCAGCTCCGCGATCTTGTTCACCTGGCCATAGGGCATGCCCATGACGCGGCCGACATCGCGCACCACCGCCTTGGCCTGAAGGCGGCCGAAGGTGATGATCTGCCCCACCCGGTCCTCGCCATATTCACGCCGGACGTAGTTGATTACCTCGTCGCGCCGGTCCTGGCAGAAGTCGATGTCGAAATCCGGCATCGAGACGCGTTCCGGGTTCAGGAAGCGCTCGAACAGCAGGCCGAACTGCATCGGGTCGAGATCGGTGATGGTCAGCGCCCAGGCCGCCACCGAGCCCGCGCCCGAGCCGCGCCCCGGCCCCACCGGGATGTCCTGCGCCTTGGCCCACTGGATGAAGTCGGCCACGATCAGGAAGTAGCCCGCGAAGCCCATCTTCTCGATGATGTCGAGCTCGAAGGCCAGGCGCTTGCGATAGGGCTCCCGGTCCGTGGTGCCCTGCGCGTCCAGCCGCGCCTCCAGCCCGCGCTTGGCCATGTCGCGCACCGTCTCGGCCTCGGTCATGCCCGGCTGCACCTTGGGGCAGATCGGCAGTTCCGGCTTGCGCGTCTCCGCCATCACCGCGCAGCGGCGCGCGATGGCCAGGGTGTTGTCGCAGGCTTCCGGCAGGTCGGCGAAGAGCTTGCGCATCACCTCGGGCGGCTTGAACCAGTGCTCCGGCGTGCAGCGCGGCCGGTCCGGCTCGGCGAGGGTGCGGCCATGCGCGATGCAGAGCAGCGCGTCATGCGCCTCGTACATCCGCGCCTCGGCGAAATGCACGTCATTGGCCGCCACCAGCGGCACGCCGACCCGGTCGGCGAGCGCGATCAGACCCGGCTCCGCCGCCCGGTCGCGCTCCGTGCCGTGCCGCGTCAGCTCCACCGCCAGACGGTCGCCGAAAGCCTCGTGCAGGGCGCGCAGCAGATGCTCCGCCGGGTCCCGCCGCCCTTCCAGCAGCAGCCGCCCGAGCGGGCCACGCGTGCCGCCGGTCAGCAGCGTGACGCCCTCGCTGCATTCGCGGAGCTGGTCCAGGTCGATGCAGGGAAGGCCGGAGATATCCTCGCCCAGCCAGCCGAGCGAGGAGAGGCGCTGCACGTTCACCAGCCCCTGCCGGTCCATCGCCAGCGCCACCACCGGATCGGGCTGGCAACGCATCGGCTCCGGCCTCTCCTCCGTCGCGCGGCGTGAGAGCCAGAGCTGGCAGCCCATGATCGGCTGCACGTTCTCCTTGGTGGCGTACTGGGCGAATTCCAGCCCGCCGAACATGTTGGCGGTATCCGTCAGGGCCACCGCCGGCATGCCGAGCTTGCGGGCGAGGCCGGGGAGCTTGTCGGCCTTGATGGCGCCTTCCGCGAGGGAATAGGCGGA
Protein-coding regions in this window:
- the dnaE gene encoding DNA polymerase III subunit alpha, producing the protein MSGSFVHLHVHSAYSLAEGAIKADKLPGLARKLGMPAVALTDTANMFGGLEFAQYATKENVQPIMGCQLWLSRRATEERPEPMRCQPDPVVALAMDRQGLVNVQRLSSLGWLGEDISGLPCIDLDQLRECSEGVTLLTGGTRGPLGRLLLEGRRDPAEHLLRALHEAFGDRLAVELTRHGTERDRAAEPGLIALADRVGVPLVAANDVHFAEARMYEAHDALLCIAHGRTLAEPDRPRCTPEHWFKPPEVMRKLFADLPEACDNTLAIARRCAVMAETRKPELPICPKVQPGMTEAETVRDMAKRGLEARLDAQGTTDREPYRKRLAFELDIIEKMGFAGYFLIVADFIQWAKAQDIPVGPGRGSGAGSVAAWALTITDLDPMQFGLLFERFLNPERVSMPDFDIDFCQDRRDEVINYVRREYGEDRVGQIITFGRLQAKAVVRDVGRVMGMPYGQVNKIAELIPFNPAKPVSLRQAIDGEPRLQELQKADETVARLMETALELEGLYRNASTHAAGVVIGRKPLIEIVPLYRDPRAPDLVTQYSMKYVESASLVKFDFLGLKTLTVLQRAVQMLAKQGIEVDLARIPLDDAKTYEMLARGDSASVFQFESQGMRDVLRMMRPDRFEDLIAAVSLYRPGPMANIPAYCARKHGEAWDAPHPKMRRLVEETYGILVYQEQVMQISQELAGYSLGGADLLRRAMGKKNRAEMEAQRKIFVEGAVKNDVPENKAGEIFDLMEKFAEYGFNKSHAAAYALVAYQTAWLKANYPEEFLAASMSLDLGNTDKLAGHMGEASRLGIKVLPPDVNRSEAEFNVEIAEDGGKSIRFALAAVKRVGLGAMRDLVASRKQGGPFRSLVDFASRVDPKLLNKMQLENLARAGAFECLDRNRARVMYGAEAILRRAQSSAEERTSDQIGLFGGVAAEEAPLRLPERPDWPTLEKLAEEAEAIGFHLSAHPLDSYKEVLAKLRVTPIARMEAAARGGAGVLKLAGTVVGTKERTTKTGSRMAWVRISDSTGSTEVTCFSEVLSKSREILKEGHAVIFAADVRMDGDALRLTASSCESLDQAASAVATGIRILVAEEEAVHSVAEILRGEGKGKSKVVLVPCLGETQEVEITVPGTWNVSPRLTQRLRVLPGVTDVRAA